The sequence below is a genomic window from Tenacibaculum tangerinum.
TATTAGTTCTTTCGTCGAGACCCATCCATTTGAGTCTAATGCTAACCCAATTTTTTCAGGTTGATGTCTTAATATCAAACTTAAAAATTTACTAATTCTTTTGATGTCTTTTTCTTTCATAATTTTAATCTTAGGTTGATAGTCAAGGGTTTAGTTTTTAGAGTCTTGCCTCGAGAGGTGGTTTGTTATTTTATTCAAAATCGTAAACGGTTGTTGTTACATTTTTATCGGTTAATTCTTTCATAATTAAAGGTGCTATGTTGTTCCAAGTACCACCAGCTAACCCACAACCAATTCTTGGCATGTGCACGGAAGCGTTTAACTCTATTGCTTTATGGTAAACTTTTTCCAATCCTAGTTGTATAGCGTTATAGCGTATTGGTGGTTTTCCGTTTTCATCTTTCCTGATTTTATGTTGACCGATGATATTAGCAACCCAAAGTTCTTTTTCTACCTGAACAAATTGAACCTCACCTAAATGAAAGTTTTCTTGTGAGGCATGCCAATTACGATAAGCTTGTTCAGGAGTTTTCCAGCGTTTAGATATAGCCATTACAAAGCCTTTTCCCCAACCCCCTATATCATTACAAACATGAACAATAATTTTATTACCATTCTGTTTGGGTTGTGTGGCATCTCCTTTTATATAATTTATGTTATTCATTACTTAATAGTTTTTTATAAATAGTATGGTTTTCTTCATCAAAACAAACAAAATTTACCTCTTCTAAAATGGGGTTGTTTTGTACTGTTATAATGGCAATTTCAGCGGCTACTTGCTTAGGAAAACGATAAATTCCGGTGCTAATGTTTGGAAAGGCAATAGATGTTAAACCATTTTCCTTCGCAAGTAACATACTGTTCTGATAACAGTTTGCTAATAATTCTTTTTCTTTTTCATTGTTTTTCCCAATTTGGTAGACAGGACCAACTGTGTGTATTACTTTTTTAGCGGGTAAATTTCCTGCTGTGGAGATGACTACTTCTCCTACCTTACAGGAACCTTGCTTATTTCTGATGTGTTGACAGGCTTCTAAAATAGCAGGACCACCGGCTCTGTGTATAGCCCCATCGACTCCACTACCTCCCAATAAGCTTGAATTCGCCGCATTGACAATAGCGTCTACTTTGAATTTGGTGATATCTCCTTTTATAAGGTTAATTTTCATGACTGTATTTTTTTGCGAATTGTTGATTTAAAAGAATAATGTCTTCTTTTTTCGCCAACGATTCTATCCATTCTTTTGGAATGCTTTCTATACCGTAATGCATACCTGCAATGGCACCAACTACAGTTGCGGTAGTATCTGTGTCATTTCCTAAATTCACTGCTTTTAAAACGACTTCTTTATAACTAGAAGAAGTTAATAAACACCATAAAGAAGCTTCTAAAGTATGCACTACATATCCTCCAGATTGAATCTCGTCTTCTTTAAGATTTTGTATGTCGTGGCTTAGAATTCTCGAAAAGTATTTTTGTTCATACTCAGATATTTTTCTCTCCTTTAAAAACTTTGTAACTTCAATTTTCATTTTTTTATATGAGACTTGAATAGTTTCTCCTTTTAAAATGTATTCTCCAAACTTTAAATAGATTAGGCATGCTATGGCGGCTCTAATATGAGGATGTGTTAAAGATGAAACGTGCCAAATAATATCGAACTGTTCATGTATGCTTTTATTCTTTATGAAAAAAAGTAGGGGAATAATTCTCATTAAAGAACCATTGCCATTTGTGTATTCATCGTCAGAGTACTTTAAAAGCTCTAACTCTTTATAATCTTTTTTATTGATGATATCAATAAGTTGCTCAATGGCTTTTCTTGTTTGGATTCCAATATCGAAAACACTTCCATGTGGAGTCCATATTTCTGCATTCATCCATTGGATAAATTTTGATGAGATATCTTTTAAATCATAACCATTACATAAACTTTCAGCCAAACAGAAGGTTAGTGAACTATCATCAGACCAAGTTCCTTTGGGTTGATAGTGCGTACCAAAAGCTCTCATGTCTTTAACAGGATTGAGTTTTAGAGTCTCTCTATCTTTAAATTCAACAGGAACACCTAAAGCATCGGCAATTGCCAGTCCTAGAAATGTTGCAGTGATAGTGTTATTATCATAACTCATGGGTCGTTATTTTTAGTTTTTTATTCACTTCTTTATTAGATGACATATAAGGCTTTTCATCAGGAATCATTAAAAGATCCAACCGTTTGTTTAAAACGTGTTGGTGTTGTTCTTTTACAAAACTTGAAATATCTTCTATTTCCAGAATATCTTCCGTTGCGTACTGAATAATTTCTTTATTTCTAATACCTATTTGTATGGCTCTTCTTTCCAATTTAGTTCCATACGGGTCGTGATCGGGGTCCCATTGCAAACGAATGTCAGAATTTTTAACATCTTTTTGCCAAGCATCCCAATTTTCATACATGTCTTTTTGAAAACTGGAATACACAGCTTGGTTTAAGTAGCGTTCAAAAGCCCTTCTTTTTAAATGGATTGCCAAAACGACTTCTTGTTCCTCTTTTGTTCCCCATCCATTTCTGTACATCATCCATAAAAAGTTGGGTTTTATCCAAGTCATTCTAGTGTATTTAAAAGGACCTCCAAAGTATTGGTTGTTCATAGCAAAATTCCCAATAGCCGGACGGTACGATTGATAAACAATCACTTTTTCTTCATCATATTGCGCCATGATGTGCTGCCCTTTTTCAGGCCATTTTTTTAATTGTTCTTTATATAGCGTGGTTTTTAGTTTCATTTTCTTAATAATTCTTCTAAAGGTATCTGCACACAATGTGCATTTTCAATTGTTTTAAAACTATCGGTGGTAAAAATTTTAGTAAACTGCTTTTCTAATTCTGTAAAACCTTTGCTAAAAATTCCATGGCTTACTGTTAGATACAAGTTGCCAGCGTTTTTGGCTTTTAAGGCTTTGGCTAAGCCTAAAAAAGTACCTCCACCATCGCAAATATCATCTACAATCAAACAATCTTTTCCTTGCAAATCGTCTGCATATACTTTAAAGCCTGTGAGTTGTCCTGTTGTTACGTTTCTACTTTTTGAGCATTCAACGACTTCATGCTTTTGTAGATAGTTGGCTACTTTGTATATCTTTTTTAAAGCGCCACCATCGGGAGCAATCAGTACAACATCTTCAGAAAGTTGTTGCGTAACTTTTTTTATGAAGCTATGATTGTTAATGACCTTGCAGTTATTCAATAGGGCAGGGGCAACCTCTGAATGTGGATCGAAAATGGTTACCGATGCGTACTGCTGTGCATTCATTAATTCCGTATATACTTTTACCGATAAGGGTTCTCCTGAAACCATCAATCGGTCTTGGCGTGCCGCTGGAAAATAAGGGAGTACTACATGTAATGTTTTTACGTCCATGTTTCTGAGTGCGTTGGTAGCTAAAAATAGCATACCCATATCATGAAACGATTGAATACGATGGGTAATGGTTACTTCATGGGTGTTTTTTAGATCGGTACTGATTTTTATATGAGGTTCGCCTCCTGAAAAAGTAAAAGAAGTAAATTCAATCGTATTTTCTGTGCCGTAAGGAGTGAATTGTGAATCTAAATTTAAAAGCATATTGCGTAATTTTAACGCAAATATAAAAAATATTTAGAGTTGTAAAAATATTTTTGTGTTTTTTTTACGCAAACTTTATTTCGAAGTGGAATCCGCTTTCTTCTAGCTCTTTATATTTTTGAGCATTGAACTTGAAAAGCTTCGCAGGTCTGCCGCTAGAAGGTTGGTGAATTTTGTTTGTTTCAGTGAGTATTCCAAAACTTAGAATTTTCTTTCTAAAGTTTCTACGATCAATTTTTTGATTTAAAATGGTTTGATACAAATTTTCTAAATCAGAAAAAGGAAATTCATTGTTCAACAGTTCAAAACCAATGGGTTGATAATTGATTTTGTTTTGGAGTCTTTTTAATCCGGTATCTAAAATTGTCGCATGGTCGAATGCCAGTTCAGGGAGTTTATGAATAGGAAACCACTGTACTTCATCGGCATCTGTGTTGGCACTTATTTTAAAATGATTCGGACTTACGAGTCCAAAATAGGTTACAGCAACGACTCTGTTTCTGGGGTCTCTTCCTGGTGTTCCAAAAGTGTATAATTGTTCTAGATAATCGATAGTTACTCCTGTTTCTTCTCGCAATTCTCTCTCAACGGCATCTTCGAGAGATTCATTTTCTAAAACCAGTCCACCAGGTAGCGCCCAACTTCCTTTAAAGGGATTTACACCTCTTTTTATAAGTAAAACAGAAAGTTCTTTTTGTTGGTAGCCAAAAACAACAGCATCTACGGCAACTTTTATGTTTTGTGATATCTTCATTTAGTGTTGATTTTACACAAAATTACAAAAGTTTTAAAAATAAATGGTTCTATTTTTTTATTTGTATAATTCGGTTTAAAGAGTATTATTTTACTTGTGCTGTAAGATTTGAGTTCATGAGTACTAGTGTAAAACTGAAGATGATTTTATTATGAACGTTAACAGGTTAATTACCTACAAACCTTGCAATCTTCTTTGTCTTTTATTTCGCCTACCAACTTTCCCTCTTCATTTAAAACAAAGCCACAGCAATTTATAAAGCCTTGGGCAATTAATTTTCGCGCACGTTGTATTTGCGATTTTGTGGTAGGCAAAGTTTGCTGTAAGTGGTTCGCAACTTCTTGTTGTTTTAGTCCTTTTATGTCTGATAAAAAAAGGGGGTCTCTATATTTCTTGGGTAGGTTTTTTAAGATTGCATGAAGGCAATCTTTTTCGGTATGTGTACACTCTTCAATTTCTGTTTGGGTTTCAAAAGCGTGTAGTTCTAATGGTTGATTTGTTTGCCTAAAGTAATTTATTACGGTATGGCGTGCAATTGAAAAAATCCATGGTTTTAGCTTGGTGCTGTCTTTGAGTGTATGGAGTTTGGTGTGAATTTTTATAAATGTTTCTTGCAAGAGGTCGTCGGCAATAGTTGTGTCTTTTACTTTGCTTAAAATAAAATACTTTATATCGTCAGCATGTTTTGTCCAAACTCGTTGCGTTGTCATCGAGATTCTTATTAAAAAAACAGAAATTACTCTTATAAAGTTACGAATAATTTCTGTTTTAGTTAATTTCTTAACAATTACAATTGCTGCATGTACAGTTTTCACAAGTACAATTTGAGCAGTCGCCTGTTTTACATGCTTCACAGGTACAGGTACATTGATTTTTCATAATATTTGTTTTAAAAGGTTTGTATAGTAGACAAAAAAAAGTGTAAAAAGATGCATTGTAATCATAATTTTACACTTAATAGTTTGACTTATAATGGATTGACTTGAAATTATTCAATAATTTTTTTAAATTCCAAATATGTTTGCATCAGGGTAGGTTATTTTACTTTTTCTCCATTTACAAAAGTTGCTAAGACCTTTGTAGTTGGAATTTCTTTTCCGTCGATTGTCATAATGTCTTTGTCTAACATAATAAAATCGGCAACTTTACCAACTTCGATACTTCCTTTTTCGTTTTCTTCAAAATTTGAATAGGCATTCCATATCGTCATTCCTTTTAAAGCATCTTCTCTCGAGAGTGCGTTTTCTGTTTGATATCCATTTGCTGGATATCCTTTTAAATCTTTTCGAATAGTTGCCGCATAGAAGGTATAGAGAGGGTTGACACTTTCTACAGGAAAATCGGTACCCAAAGCTACTTTTCCGTATTGTTGTAACAAATCGTTATAAGCGTAGGCTCCTTTAATTCTTTCTGAACCAACACGATCTTCTGCCCAATACATATCGGAAGTGGCATGTGTGGGTTGAATCGAAGGAAGTACATTTTTAAAGAGGTCGAAATCGTTTGCATCAACAATTTGGGCATGTTCGATGCGCCAACGTCTGTCTTTTTTGTTCTTTAACACCTTGTGATACGTTTTAAGCATTACATAATTAGCTGAATCGCCAATAGCATGTGTGTTCATTTGATAGTTAGATGCGGCTATTCTTTTAGCGAGTTCTTGTAAGTTATCATACGAGTTTACCAAGGCACCAAAATGTCCTTTTTTATCGGCATATTCATCTTTTAAAGCAGCTCCTCTTGAACCTAAGGCGCCATCGGCATATACTTTAACAGAACGAACGTGTAGTCTGTCGGTTTTTATAATGCCTTTATTAAGGTAATAGTCAAGGTTTTTTTGATTGTTTGAAATCATGGCATATACACGCATTTTTAAATCGCCAGCTTGTTGTAAACTATCAATTAACTCAATTACCTCTTTATTTAATCCAGCATCGTCAACAGTAGTTAATCCTAAGTCGAAGCAGGTTTTTTCAGCATCTTTTAATGCCTGAATTTGTGCTGTTTTGGAGGGTTTGGGTACGTTGATAAAATTCATGGCATTATCTATGAGTACCCCTGTAAGTTCTCCGTCTTTATTCAGAAATTCTCCTCCTTCAATTTTTGAGTCCGATGTAATTCCTGCTAAATCAATAGCTGCTTGATTGACTAACATAGCATGTCCGTCAATTCTTCTAATCGCAACAGGTGTATCAGGAAAAATGCTGTCTAACTTTTCTTTGGTTGGAAATTCTTTAATCTCCCAATCGTTTTGATCCCAACCACGACCTGTAATGTAGTTGGTATTTTTTTCTTTTTGAAAACTAACCAAACGCTGTAGAACTTCGTCGTAGCTTTTAGTTCCCACCAAGTCTACTTTTTGCTGTTGCAATCCGAGTCCGTAAAAATGGCAATGAGCATCGATAAATCCTGGGTATATGGGCTTATTCTTAGCATCAATAATGTTTGATGCCATGTATTTTTCTTGTATTTCTTCATTGCTTCCTACCGCCACAAATGTTCCGTCTTTTACCGCAAAGCTTGTTACTTTGTCAAAATTAGAATTAACGGTGTATACATTGGCGTTTATTACAATAGCATCTACTTTTTCTTTTGGGTTGCATGAAAATAGTATGCTAAAAGCGAATAGGTATAATAGTGTTTTTTTCATGGTTTTGTTTCTTTTTTTTAACGAACTATTGTTGCTTTTTGTAAATAAACCAAGCCCAAGTGATGAATAATAATTGAAATATAATTCTAATATACGCTGCTGTTTTTGAACCTATTGCTGGAAATTCTTTTAAAGCATCCCAAATATGAATGGGCAAAAAAGCAATCATTAATAAGAAAATACCATAGGCTGATTTTTTCTCATACCCTTTAATAAATAGACCTAAACCTAATAATAATTCGATCGCTCCGAAAATATAATTAACCGCTAGTTTTGGTAAAAAATCGGGAATAAACCCGTTGTAAAACTCAGGTTTATAAAAGTGGTTGAATCCGCCAAAGATTAAAAATACGGCAAAGGCAACTTTTAAAAGTAGTACAAGATATTTCATAATTAAGGTTTTAAGGTTGGTTTCTGTAAGTGAGTCTTATCCTCTTTTTTGTTTTGTTCAATTTTTTTAGATAAATAATTATTAAAAATACTGTATAAGAAAACTAAGACGAGAACAATAAATAAATTAGGAATGATTTTTCTTAAAGTAAGTTTTTCTTTCGTGAGTCCTTCTTCATGTTTTCTTTTTGTTTTAAAATATTCTTTGTTCAAGTTGTTACTCACCTTGTGTTAGATTTTAATGCTTTAAAGTTTCATCATTGTATAAATACTTATCCATTAAATATACGATACTAGCCATAGATGCACTACCCAATTCTAACTCACGTTTATTCACCTTGTCAAAGGTATCAGTTGCAGCATGGTGATAGTCAAAATAACGTTGAGAATCTGGGCGATAACCTACCAAAGTAACGTGGTCGTCTTTTAACGGACCAATGTCGGCTCCACTTCCTCCAGCAGCAATGTCGTGTAATCCGTAAGGAGCGAGCAGTTTCTTCCAATTTTTTACTAATTGTAAATTTTTGTCATTTGCATCGATAGAGAAACCTCTTGGCGTATGACCTCCAGCATCCGATTCTAAGGCTCCGATATGCAATTCTCCATTTTCTTTTGCCAAACGTGCGTATTCAGTAGCTCCACGCAAACCGTTTTCTTCATTCATAAAAAATACAATTCGAATGGTGTTTTTGGGTTGGATGTTATTTTTCTTTAATAAATAAGCAACTTCTAACGATTGTACGATGCCCGTACCATCATCGTGAGCGCCATCGCCTAAATCCCACGAGTCTAAATGTCCGCCGATGACCATAATTTTATCAGGAAATTCACTTCCTTTTATTTCTCCTACGACATTGTGTGAAGGAGCGTCGGGCAAATTTTTACAGCTTTGTTTAAAGTAGAATTGCAGGTTTGGTTTTTCTTGTAAGTGTTTGCTTAAGTTTTCGGCAGCGCGTGAACTAATTGCAGCAGCAGGAATGTACTCTTCTTTAGGAATATCGAGATATCCCATAGATCCAGTGTGTGGATAATCGTCAATTCCATTGGTCATAGAACGTACAATTACTCCTTTTGCCCCAAACTTACCCACGGTTGCAGCACCAGCAAATCGCTGTGCTACACAACCACCGTAAGCACGAAATGTGTTGATGAGTGTATTGTCAAAAGCGCCGTTAAAGAATACAATTTTTCCGTTGGCTTTATCGCCTAGGTTTTTGGCTTCTTCGATATTTTTAACTTCAATAACTTCTGCTGTTATTCCGTTAGCGGGGGTGGCAATAGAGCCTCCCAACGCACAAATAGGCACGATTATTTTTTTTCCTTCAAATTCATAATGTGCCTTTTCTTTTTCTCCACGAACCCAATGGGGCACCATTATAGGTTGTAGCCAAACAGAGTCTAAGCCCACTTCTTTCATAAGTTTTTCTCCCCAAACGACTGCTTTTTCCGCTCCTTCAGATCCCGACAAACGGCTTCCAATGTTTTGGGTTAAATCACGCAACCACTCGTACGATTTACCTTCGGTAAGTGCGGTGTTGAAAAGTTTTTTTATTTCTACAGAGTCTTGTTTGTAGCTGGCTTCTATTTGGGTTTTTGAAGCAGTTACAACTTTTTTGTTTTCTGTTTTACAAGCAAAAAAAACAATGCTTGTAAGTAATAAAAAGAGTAGTTTTTTCATGTAATTATATCGTTTATGGCTATAAAGCTACATAAAATTGTGGGTAAAAAAAGGCTATTCTGTTTTTGTATTAGCATATTTCGTTATAAAAGTGTAATTTTGAGATAGTAAAAAAAGCTATAAATCTCATGTATTACTTAAAGAATTTAAAATTGAAGAATATACTATTCTGTGTAGGGATGGTTGTGTTTACATCCTCTGTTTTTGCACAAAAAAATGCTAAAGTTTGGGAAGCACTTTTAAAAAATAATCGAGTAGAAGCTCTTAAGTTAGTTGAAAAATTAGAGGTTACCAATGATTTGGAGAATTTAATTTTAAGCGAAGTGGTAAGAGTAGAGAATGGAATGACGAAAAGAGATCCTAAATTTTTAAAAGAGATTACCAATTATAAGCACTTTGAAAATTATATGTTTTCTCATTGGACACAGCCCTATTTTTTTACAGAATATTTAGATAAGGGTTTCAATGCTGCTGAGGTAGAAAATATACTAGTGTTAGATGCAGAAAAAGTGCCAAATACAACTATAAAAAGTGGACTTAAATATATTCAGGCAATAGGGAAACGATATATTCGTGAATGGGATGAATACAATGCCCAAATGCAAAAAATTAATGCCGTAACCGATTGGGAATTTTGTGGTGTTTTTGAAAACCTAAATTCGAGTGGTATAGACATGCCTTATCCGCCAGAAGGAGAGGTTTCTGATGAGGTGATTTTTGATGCTCAAAGCAATGGAGATGCCAAGTGGTATAAATCAAAAGCAAGTAATGAGGTGTATAATTTTTTTACCAATCATTCTGAGTATGGTACGGGAGTTCATTATGCACAAACATTTATTGTTTCTCCAATAGAACAACGTATTCAATTAAAGCTTGGCAAAAAAGGATTGACTCGCGTGTGGTTAAACGATGTGCTGATATTAGAAGATGATGAAAATTATTTCACAGAGTTAGACGCTTTTACGGTAGAGGTTACTCTTCAAAAAGGAATTAATAGAGTTTTGTTAAAACAAGCGACAAAAAGTGGTGTTCCGTATTTTATTGTACGTTTAGAAGATGTTAAAAATCAGCCATTAACAAACTATACAATTTCATTTGATGATAGAAATTATGTAAAATGTACTGCAAATCAACTAAACCCTAAACCTGTGAATCACAGTGTAGAGGTGTTTTTTAAAAATAAGCTTAGTTCAAAAGAAGCAGACGTTAACTTAACAACATACTCTTTGTTTAATACGTATTATAGAAACGGTAAGATTAATGAAGCATTGGCCTTGGCAAATGAATGGGCAGCTAAGTATCCAGAAAGTTCTCTTATTAAATTATGCCAGCTTAGATGTTATCAACTTATAGGAGAAAATACTTCTATGGAAAAGATAAAAAATAACATGAAGTTAAAAGACCCTTCTTATTATATGTCTTACATGTATGAATATGAAAATTTTAAAGAGTTGGCAAAGTTAGATATTGAAGCCTATGAAGCTAAAATGAAAGAAATAGCTAATTCTGTTGATTATTCTTATATGAAAACTGCTTCTGACCTGTTAATTTACATGAGAAGAAATGATAAAAATAAGATCAGAAATATATTGGATAAGTTTTTAGAAGATGAAACCATACCGTCTAAGGTAAAACCTATTTTTGCAGGGTTTTATGCTTCTGTTTTTGAAGATGCTGAAGCTACTATAAAGGTGTTGGAGAAGTTTCATAAAGCTGAATTTAATACACAAATTCTTAACAATCTAGTCTATTATTATAAGAAACAGAATAGAATGGAAGATGCTTTAAATTTGTATTTAGACGAATTGAAGCGATTTGATTTTGATAACGATTTTCAATATTGGGTAATTAATTTATTACATGATACTAGCCAGTATAAAAGATCGCTACCGTATATTGAAAAAGCCTTAGAGAATTATCCTAATTCTTACTTGTTTACCAAATTAAAAGGAGATGTTTATGAGCAGCTAGGAAAAAAACAAGAGGCAGTAAAATTGTATGAGAAGGCGTTGAGTAGAAGTACTTCTCAAAACAAATTACGTGAAAAAATTAACGATCTTAAGAAAATTGAAAATCCGTTAAATGAGTTCGATTTAAAAGATCCGTATGCCTATATTAAAGAAAATAGAAAAACGGTAAAGGATAATAATTACGGACTTAATACATTGTTAGAGCAAACTAATGTATTGGGGTATGAAAGAGGAGGTGCAGAGTACCACACTACACTTATATATGAAATCACCTCACAGAATGGGATCGATATTTTTAAAGAGTACGATTTAGGATTGTCGGGGTATTATATGATAACCAAATCTGAAATTGTAAAACCTTCTGGAGAAACGATTCCTGCTGATAAAAATGGTTCTAATTTAGTGTTTCATGATTTGGCTATTGGCGATGTTGTTTATATTCATTACGAAGCTAAGTACTCTAGCAATGGTAGGTTTTATAAAGATCATGTGTTAACGCGTAGTTTTCCTGGCTACCATCCAGTAGTAAAAAATGTATATCGTTATTTAACGCCTGAAAAAGAAGTAACGCATGTTATTAAGAACGGAGAACTCAAGTACTCGAAGGTAAAAAGAGGAGATTATTACGTACATCAATGGGAAATTTCTGATGCTAAAGGTATTCCAGTGGCAGAAGATTATATGCCAGAATATAACGATGTTGTAACTCGACTGCATATTAGCTCTATTAAAGATTGGAATGCCATTGCTACTTGGTATTCAGATATTGTAAGAAAGCAGTTAAGAACAGATCAAATTGTAAAAGATACCTATCAAAAAATTTTTCCGAAAGGACATAAACAACTTACTGAAACAGAAAGAGCAAAAAAGATTTATTATTACATAACCGATACTCTGAATTATAGCCATGTAAGTTTTAGACAAGGCGGATATGTTCCGCAAAAACCGTCTAAAACTATCACAACTAAATTAGGAGATTGTAAAGATTTTTCATCACTATTTTTAGTTTTAGGAAAGTTGGCAGATTTAGATACTAGAATGGTATTGATTCTTACATCAGACTATGGTAAAGATGAATTGATTTTACCTAGCACCGATTTTAATCATTGTATTGTAAAGGT
It includes:
- a CDS encoding transglutaminase domain-containing protein translates to MKNILFCVGMVVFTSSVFAQKNAKVWEALLKNNRVEALKLVEKLEVTNDLENLILSEVVRVENGMTKRDPKFLKEITNYKHFENYMFSHWTQPYFFTEYLDKGFNAAEVENILVLDAEKVPNTTIKSGLKYIQAIGKRYIREWDEYNAQMQKINAVTDWEFCGVFENLNSSGIDMPYPPEGEVSDEVIFDAQSNGDAKWYKSKASNEVYNFFTNHSEYGTGVHYAQTFIVSPIEQRIQLKLGKKGLTRVWLNDVLILEDDENYFTELDAFTVEVTLQKGINRVLLKQATKSGVPYFIVRLEDVKNQPLTNYTISFDDRNYVKCTANQLNPKPVNHSVEVFFKNKLSSKEADVNLTTYSLFNTYYRNGKINEALALANEWAAKYPESSLIKLCQLRCYQLIGENTSMEKIKNNMKLKDPSYYMSYMYEYENFKELAKLDIEAYEAKMKEIANSVDYSYMKTASDLLIYMRRNDKNKIRNILDKFLEDETIPSKVKPIFAGFYASVFEDAEATIKVLEKFHKAEFNTQILNNLVYYYKKQNRMEDALNLYLDELKRFDFDNDFQYWVINLLHDTSQYKRSLPYIEKALENYPNSYLFTKLKGDVYEQLGKKQEAVKLYEKALSRSTSQNKLREKINDLKKIENPLNEFDLKDPYAYIKENRKTVKDNNYGLNTLLEQTNVLGYERGGAEYHTTLIYEITSQNGIDIFKEYDLGLSGYYMITKSEIVKPSGETIPADKNGSNLVFHDLAIGDVVYIHYEAKYSSNGRFYKDHVLTRSFPGYHPVVKNVYRYLTPEKEVTHVIKNGELKYSKVKRGDYYVHQWEISDAKGIPVAEDYMPEYNDVVTRLHISSIKDWNAIATWYSDIVRKQLRTDQIVKDTYQKIFPKGHKQLTETERAKKIYYYITDTLNYSHVSFRQGGYVPQKPSKTITTKLGDCKDFSSLFLVLGKLADLDTRMVLILTSDYGKDELILPSTDFNHCIVKVKLDGKEQFLELTDKYLPFRALPTSLRDATGLEIPFDSSDNFTSELFKLHNVLRMETSFESTAEILLKKPSSDIELTSKVTGSLASYYIDALTNKKGQVLKDAIQEEINERASEKVKFVELKDVDFKKEQGTISNTTKLTMPIPVSKIGKLQTFAIPHFTNPYNSSIIEVEERSYPIDYKKYENSDSYKEVVIVKLGENEVFQDVPENSSFSYKAHEYNVSYELLNQNALKVTTEARTPIQDITVEEYADFKDYITKILETRNALVSYKVMVK